A window from Fragaria vesca subsp. vesca linkage group LG5, FraVesHawaii_1.0, whole genome shotgun sequence encodes these proteins:
- the LOC101314470 gene encoding uncharacterized protein LOC101314470 isoform 2 has translation MVFLSLNVFPPPSETILNLIVAFNKQKTTLTAVGPSPRLRWVRNVLKFSIPGKLSPAHVIRVFNRKLKKTKMIMANSDTTMMEKSDFCDLERPNFNNEDNDRLLLQNSDTVMMEKSDFCILEQPKFDHAVSDPFLMKEKSEFGVREQPKFNDEVCDPLPMDNSRSFRPISAKNRAKLKEAWPMVESSLVELGCLCAMSTVDSTVSLVLPWTADLEITRKADYLFKLLFKTPVPARLAMELALGGRQHDLIKLGLQKGGICKKYGMKKEEFDRLWRRLKRSLMVCNTI, from the exons ATGGTGTTTTTATCTTTGAATGTCTTCCCACCTCCAAGTGAAACGATATTGAATCTAATTGTTGCTTTTAATAAACAGAAGACAACTCTTACTGCCGTGGGTCCATCTCCAAGATTACGCTGGGTCAGGAATGTTCTGAAATTCTCCATTCCTGGAAAGTTAAGTCCTGCACATGTTATTAGGGTTTTCAACCGCAAGCTGAAGAAGACAAAAATGATAATGGCGAACAGCGATACTACGATGATGGAAAAGAGTGATTTCTGCGACCTTGAGCGGCCCAATTTCAATAACGAAGATAACGACCGTCTTCTGTTGCAGAACAGCGATACTGTGATGATGGAGAAGAGTGATTTTTGCATCCTTGAGCAGCCAAAATTTGATCATGCGGTTAGCGACCCTTTCCTGATGAAGGAGAAAAGCGAATTCGGCGTCCGTGAGCAGCCAAAATTCAATGACGAAGTTTGCGACCCTCTTCCCATGGACAATAGCAGGTCTTTCCGTCCTATATCGGCTAAAAACCGAG CCAAGTTGAAAGAAGCTTGGCCGATGGTTGAATCGTCCTTAGTAGAACTCGGGTGTTTATGTGCAATGAGTACG GTCGATTCCACAGTCTCACTGGTGTTACCCTGGACTGCTGACCTAGAGATTACCCGCAAGGCTGATTATCTATTCAAACTTTTATTCAAGACTCCTGTTCCAGCACGTCTG GCAATGGAGTTGGCCCTCGGTGGCAGGCAACATGATCTCATCAAGCTTGGCCTGCAAAAGGGTGGGATATGCAAAAAGTATGGGATGAAGAAG GAGGAATTTGATAGACTGTGGAGACGTCTCAAACGCTCTTTAATGGTGTGTAACACGATCTAA
- the LOC101314470 gene encoding uncharacterized protein LOC101314470 isoform 1, translated as MITSSLAHKMVGCDKKNGINKENFHKLRRGLKRSLKELEDLTHCTLFLDKSTLTAVGPSPRLWWVRNVWNFSITGKLSPAHVIRVFNRKLKRTTMKMGNSDTMMMGKSDFCVLEQPKINHQVSHPLPMQNSDTMLMEESDLCVLEQPKFSHKLSDPFPITEKCDFGHLEQPKFSDEFSDHLQMESCRSFRLISPENQAKLKEAWPMVESSLEELGYMCAMSTVDSTVLVVSPGSTDPDIMRKAKYLFKLLCKTPVPAPLAIELALHGRQHDLIKLGTQKGGMCKKYGINRDEFHKLQRRLKRSLKELEALTHCSFSGQDNSYCRGSISKITLGQECSEILHSWKVKSCTCY; from the exons GAACTTGAAGATCTGACCCACTGTACTCTTTTTCTGGAC AAGAGCACTCTTACTGCCGTGGGTCCTTCTCCAAGACTATGGTGGGTCAGGAATGTTTGGAATTTCTCCATTACTGGAAAGTTAAGCCCTGCACATGTTATAAGGGTTTTCAACCGGAAGCTGAAACGAACAACAATGAAAATGGGCAACAGCGATACTATGATGATGGGGAAGAGTGATTTCTGCGTCCTTGAGCAGCCAAAAATCAATCACCAAGTGAGCCACCCTCTTCCGATGCAGAACAGTGATACTATGCTGATGGAGGAAAGTGATTTGTGTGTCCTTGAGCAGCCGAAATTCAGTCACAAACTTAGCGACCCCTTCCCGATAACGGAGAAATGCGATTTCGGCCACCTTGAGCAGCCGAAATTCAGTGACGAATTTAGCGACCATCTTCAGATGGAGAGCTGCAGGTCTTTCCGTCTTATCTCCCCTGAAAACCAAG CCAAGTTGAAAGAAGCTTGGCCGATGGTCGAATCTTCCTTAGAAGAACTTGGGTATATGTGCGCAATGAGTACG GTTGATTCCACAGTGTTAGTTGTATCACCCGGCTCTACAGACCCAGATATCATGCGCAAGGCAAAATATCTTTTCAAGCTTTTGTGCAAGACTCCTGTTCCGGCACCTCTG GCAATAGAGTTGGCACTCCATGGCAGGCAACATGATCTCATCAAGCTTGGCACTCAAAAGGGTGGGATGTGCAAAAAATATGGGATTAACAGG GACGAATTTCATAAACTGCAGAGACGTCTCAAACGCTCTTTAAAG GAACTTGAAGCTCTGACCCACTGCTCTTTTTCTGGAC AAGACAACTCTTACTGCCGTGGGTCCATCTCCAAGATTACGCTGGGTCAGGAATGTTCTGAAATTCTCCATTCCTGGAAAGTTAAGTCCTGCACATGTTATTAG